One part of the Burkholderia vietnamiensis LMG 10929 genome encodes these proteins:
- a CDS encoding amino acid ABC transporter substrate-binding protein, with protein sequence MRHRSFAVLATLLAACVASTAACAQTLDKISRSGRIVVSYREAAVPFSYLLTPHKAVGFSVDVTEAVVDDVRKTLRRPDLRVAYVPVTGQNRIPLLVDGSYDLECGSTTNTSARGKDVAFSINYFYAGTRLMAKRASHIGDYADLAHQAVATVAGSTNEKTLRRELAARHIDADVVLAKDYADALQMVATDKAAALALDDVLLYGLRANADDPGSWVVAGDALQVEPYACMVRKDDPAFKRLIDGTLTRLIGSGEFARLYAKWFESPIPPRGANLDMPMSAALKTNLVTRSDRPAQ encoded by the coding sequence ATGAGACATCGGTCCTTTGCCGTGCTCGCCACATTGCTCGCGGCGTGCGTCGCGTCGACGGCCGCATGCGCGCAGACGCTCGACAAGATTTCGCGGTCCGGCCGGATCGTCGTGTCGTACCGCGAAGCCGCGGTGCCGTTCAGCTATCTGCTGACGCCGCACAAGGCCGTCGGCTTTTCGGTCGACGTGACCGAGGCCGTCGTCGACGACGTCCGCAAGACGCTGCGCAGGCCCGACCTGCGGGTCGCCTACGTGCCGGTGACCGGACAGAACCGCATTCCGCTGCTGGTCGACGGCAGCTACGACCTCGAATGCGGATCGACGACCAATACGTCGGCGCGCGGCAAGGACGTCGCGTTCTCGATCAACTACTTTTATGCCGGCACGCGGCTGATGGCGAAGCGCGCGTCGCACATCGGCGACTACGCGGACCTTGCGCACCAGGCCGTCGCGACGGTTGCCGGAAGCACGAACGAGAAGACGTTGCGGCGCGAACTCGCCGCGCGGCACATCGATGCCGACGTGGTGCTCGCGAAGGACTATGCGGATGCACTGCAGATGGTCGCGACCGACAAGGCCGCCGCGCTCGCGCTCGACGACGTTCTGCTGTACGGACTGCGGGCGAATGCCGACGATCCCGGCAGTTGGGTCGTCGCCGGCGACGCGCTGCAGGTCGAGCCTTACGCATGCATGGTGCGCAAGGACGATCCGGCGTTCAAGCGGCTCATCGACGGCACGCTCACGCGGCTCATCGGAAGCGGTGAGTTCGCGCGGCTCTATGCGAAGTGGTTCGAATCGCCGATTCCGCCGCGCGGCGCGAATCTCGACATGCCGATGAGCGCGGCGCTGAAGACGAATCTCGTCACGCGCAGCGATCGGCCGGCCCAATGA
- a CDS encoding YadA family autotransporter adhesin — MQRNQISALVAAMFASAGVLVAGAAHADNFVDRGNPDNALTGQCIDGTNPLCVATKSGTYVATSSTNFTSGANAKAGSSGIAIGDQSNAGSQGGSSSGGGIAIGVGAQALANSATAIGTVALAQGNTALAMGRQSAAIGDYSMALGNVADAHGTSSIALGHSALASGDRSIAIGGANPTTSDGVSNGASYDAATQTRAGGTQSVAIGAGAQTNDNNQVAIGSGSIGANNGGTPVFGGTAAPVGGAVSFGSVGHERQIRNVAAGAADTDAVNVEQLKNVNGTLSTGIANVDARVTSVGNTLSTSIASVDQRVTNVGNSLSTSIVTATQNVVKYTDDSHAAIALDGASGTTISGLAAGVADTDAVNVGQLKGTVAPLQTSLSTAVGNITNLQNNVTGLSASLSTAASNIGGLQAADARNVKYDGASGFDSVTFAGPNGTTLHNVADGVAANDAVNVGQLGKATDTLNQSIANVGNSVTKLGDQVNVNTGNIAALQQDALQWNAGLGTYDASHGGNGPQRIGNLAAGRDGTDAVNVDQLNAAIHDGTSQLDALAVKYDDASKRQVSLGAGNGGVPVRVTNVAEGSVSAGSTDAVNGAQLRRATDATAAALGGGATANADGSLGAPSYRVGGDAFNNVGDALTNLDGRVGSNTTTLENHETRLGDAETHIAGNTTAIAGLQKDALQFDPTLGAYSAARDGAPTQLTNVADGRIAAGSTDAVNGGQLYGVKTDLEQQITQVSNQTGEAVKNVVKYDVDGNGNRLNSVSLVGGNANAAVVLKNVAAGTDDTDAVNVKQLKSVQSNLDQLGALAVQYDDASKSSITLGGAGGTRITNVKAGALNATSTDAVNGSQLYATNQQVAQNTTDISNLQSNVTNIANGRAGLVQQQDANGAITVGKDSGGTSVNFAGTSGDRVLSGVAAGVNANDAVNMAQFNSALNTAAANDRIRAAATDANTTWIARADAGSIGSTATATGKNAVAVGQGSVADRDNSFSVGAQGNERQITNVAAGTAPTDAVNVQQLNDNLNAASTQAKGYTDQRVGQVYNAFNDLKKDMYGGVASAMAVAGLPQPTGAGRSMVSAATSNYHGQQGFAAGYSYVTESNRWVVKASVTGNTRSDFGAVVGAGYQF; from the coding sequence ATGCAGAGGAACCAGATCTCGGCGCTCGTCGCCGCCATGTTCGCAAGCGCAGGTGTGCTGGTCGCGGGGGCTGCCCACGCCGACAACTTCGTCGACCGCGGCAATCCGGACAACGCGTTGACCGGGCAATGCATCGACGGCACGAACCCGTTGTGCGTCGCGACGAAGAGCGGCACGTACGTCGCGACCAGCAGCACGAACTTCACGTCGGGCGCGAACGCGAAGGCCGGTTCCAGCGGCATCGCGATCGGCGACCAGTCGAACGCCGGCAGCCAGGGCGGCTCGAGCAGCGGCGGCGGTATTGCGATCGGCGTCGGCGCGCAGGCGCTCGCGAACTCGGCGACCGCGATCGGCACGGTGGCGCTCGCGCAAGGCAACACGGCGCTCGCGATGGGCCGCCAGTCGGCCGCGATCGGCGACTACTCGATGGCGCTGGGCAACGTCGCCGACGCGCACGGCACGAGCTCCATCGCGCTCGGTCACTCGGCGCTGGCGAGCGGCGATCGTTCGATTGCGATCGGCGGCGCGAATCCGACCACCAGCGACGGCGTCTCGAACGGCGCTTCCTACGACGCGGCGACGCAGACACGTGCGGGCGGCACGCAGTCGGTCGCGATCGGCGCGGGCGCGCAGACGAACGACAACAACCAGGTGGCCATTGGCTCCGGCAGCATCGGCGCGAACAACGGCGGTACGCCCGTGTTCGGCGGCACCGCCGCGCCGGTCGGCGGTGCGGTGTCGTTCGGTTCGGTCGGCCATGAACGGCAGATCCGCAACGTCGCGGCCGGTGCGGCCGATACGGACGCGGTGAACGTCGAGCAGCTGAAGAACGTCAACGGTACGCTGAGCACCGGCATCGCGAACGTCGATGCGCGCGTGACCTCCGTCGGCAATACGCTGTCGACGTCGATCGCCAGCGTCGACCAGCGCGTGACCAATGTCGGCAACAGCCTGAGCACCAGCATCGTCACCGCGACGCAGAACGTCGTCAAATACACCGACGATTCGCATGCGGCGATCGCGCTCGACGGCGCGAGCGGCACGACGATCAGCGGGCTCGCGGCCGGCGTTGCCGATACCGACGCGGTGAACGTCGGGCAACTGAAGGGCACCGTCGCGCCGCTGCAGACGTCGCTGTCGACCGCGGTCGGGAACATCACGAACCTGCAGAACAACGTGACCGGCCTGAGCGCGTCGCTGAGCACCGCGGCGTCGAACATCGGCGGCCTGCAGGCGGCCGACGCGCGCAACGTGAAGTACGACGGCGCGAGCGGCTTCGATTCGGTCACGTTCGCCGGCCCGAACGGCACGACGCTGCACAACGTCGCGGACGGCGTGGCCGCGAACGACGCGGTCAACGTCGGCCAGCTCGGCAAGGCGACCGATACGCTGAACCAGTCGATCGCCAACGTCGGCAACAGCGTGACGAAGCTCGGCGATCAGGTGAACGTGAACACCGGTAATATCGCCGCGCTGCAACAGGACGCGCTGCAATGGAACGCGGGCCTCGGCACCTATGACGCGAGCCACGGCGGCAACGGGCCGCAGCGCATCGGCAACCTCGCGGCCGGCCGAGACGGCACCGATGCGGTGAACGTCGACCAGCTGAATGCGGCGATCCACGACGGCACGAGCCAGCTCGACGCGCTCGCGGTGAAGTACGACGATGCGAGCAAGCGCCAGGTGTCGCTCGGCGCGGGCAACGGCGGCGTGCCGGTGCGCGTGACCAACGTCGCGGAAGGCAGCGTGTCGGCCGGCAGCACGGACGCGGTCAACGGCGCGCAGTTGCGCCGCGCGACCGACGCCACGGCGGCCGCGCTCGGCGGCGGTGCAACGGCGAATGCCGACGGCTCGCTCGGCGCGCCGTCGTACCGGGTCGGCGGCGACGCGTTCAACAACGTCGGCGACGCGCTGACGAACCTCGACGGCCGCGTCGGCAGCAACACGACGACGCTCGAGAATCACGAAACGCGCCTCGGCGACGCCGAAACCCATATCGCCGGCAATACGACCGCGATCGCCGGGTTGCAGAAGGACGCGCTGCAGTTCGACCCGACGCTCGGCGCCTACAGCGCCGCACGCGACGGCGCGCCGACGCAGCTGACCAACGTCGCCGACGGCCGGATCGCGGCCGGCAGCACGGATGCGGTCAACGGTGGCCAGCTGTACGGCGTGAAGACCGATCTCGAGCAGCAGATCACCCAGGTGTCGAACCAGACCGGCGAGGCCGTGAAGAACGTCGTCAAGTACGACGTCGACGGCAACGGCAACCGGCTGAACTCGGTGTCGCTGGTCGGCGGCAACGCCAACGCGGCGGTCGTGCTGAAGAACGTCGCGGCGGGCACCGACGATACGGATGCGGTGAACGTGAAGCAGCTGAAGTCGGTGCAGTCGAACCTCGACCAGCTCGGCGCGCTCGCGGTGCAGTACGACGATGCGTCGAAGAGCTCGATCACGCTCGGCGGCGCGGGCGGCACGCGCATCACCAACGTGAAGGCCGGCGCGCTCAATGCGACCAGCACCGACGCGGTGAACGGCTCGCAACTGTACGCGACGAACCAGCAGGTCGCACAGAACACGACCGACATCTCGAACCTGCAGAGCAACGTGACCAACATCGCGAACGGCCGGGCCGGGCTCGTGCAACAGCAGGACGCGAACGGCGCGATCACGGTTGGCAAGGACTCGGGCGGCACGAGCGTGAACTTCGCCGGCACGTCGGGCGACCGCGTGCTGAGCGGCGTCGCGGCCGGCGTGAACGCGAACGACGCGGTCAACATGGCGCAGTTCAACAGCGCGCTGAACACCGCGGCGGCCAACGACCGGATCCGTGCGGCGGCGACCGATGCGAACACCACGTGGATCGCGCGCGCCGATGCCGGTTCGATCGGCTCGACGGCGACCGCGACCGGCAAGAACGCGGTGGCGGTCGGGCAGGGCTCGGTGGCCGATCGCGACAATTCGTTCTCGGTCGGCGCGCAGGGCAACGAGCGGCAGATCACCAACGTCGCGGCCGGCACGGCGCCGACCGACGCGGTGAACGTGCAGCAGCTGAACGACAACCTGAACGCTGCGTCGACGCAGGCGAAGGGCTACACCGATCAGCGCGTCGGACAGGTGTACAACGCGTTCAACGATCTGAAGAAAGACATGTACGGCGGCGTTGCCTCGGCGATGGCCGTGGCCGGCTTGCCGCAGCCGACCGGCGCGGGCCGCTCGATGGTGTCGGCGGCGACGTCAAACTATCACGGGCAGCAAGGGTTCGCGGCCGGTTATTCGTACGTGACGGAGAGCAACCGCTGGGTCGTCAAGGCGTCGGTGACGGGCAATACGCGCTCCGACTTCGGTGCGGTCGTGGGCGCCGGCTACCAGTTCTGA
- a CDS encoding DNA-binding response regulator, with amino-acid sequence MQPSTSVLSNAHILIADDQPDQLRLLVDLLRDTGCRISIAHDGVQACQRAQALLPDLVLMDVRMPRMDGFTACRRLAADPLTSAIPVIFLTVAGELHERIEGLEIGGVDYIVKPFEPAEVIARIRVQLMRMRRPLPGEASAAPTVAAAGRDDGIIVRAAIRHLSRSLHEPPTVEQLARAVGTHEKRLSRAFRDNLGQTVFEYVRHERLRVARDLLDSTSLSIANIAKEIGFATPANFATAFRERFGITPTEWRRQRVAAAPATGRKRERDA; translated from the coding sequence ATGCAGCCCTCGACATCCGTATTGAGCAATGCCCATATCCTGATCGCCGACGATCAGCCCGACCAGTTGCGCTTGCTGGTCGACCTTCTGCGCGACACCGGGTGCCGGATCAGCATCGCGCACGACGGCGTGCAGGCGTGCCAGCGCGCGCAGGCGCTGTTGCCCGATCTCGTGCTGATGGACGTGCGGATGCCGCGCATGGACGGGTTCACCGCGTGCCGGCGGCTGGCGGCCGACCCGCTGACGAGCGCGATCCCGGTGATCTTCCTGACGGTGGCCGGCGAACTGCACGAGCGCATCGAAGGGCTCGAGATCGGCGGCGTCGATTACATCGTCAAGCCGTTCGAGCCCGCCGAAGTCATCGCGCGGATCCGCGTGCAGCTGATGCGGATGCGGCGCCCGCTGCCGGGCGAGGCATCGGCCGCGCCCACCGTGGCTGCGGCCGGCAGGGACGACGGCATCATCGTGCGCGCGGCGATCCGCCACCTGTCGCGCTCACTGCACGAGCCGCCGACGGTGGAGCAACTGGCGCGCGCGGTCGGCACGCACGAGAAGCGCCTGTCGCGCGCGTTTCGCGACAATCTCGGGCAGACGGTGTTCGAATACGTGCGCCACGAGCGGCTGCGCGTCGCGCGCGATCTGCTGGATTCGACGTCGCTCAGCATCGCCAACATCGCGAAGGAGATCGGCTTTGCGACGCCCGCGAATTTCGCCACCGCGTTCCGCGAACGGTTCGGCATCACGCCGACCGAATGGCGCAGGCAGCGCGTCGCGGCAGCGCCCGCGACCGGCCGCAAGCGGGAACGCGACGCGTAA
- a CDS encoding LysR family transcriptional regulator, protein MKLSFEALEALDAIDRTGTFAEAAELLHRVPSALTYQVQKLESDLGIALFDRSGRRAKLTHAGRVVVEEGRRLLRAAEQLELKALRVQQGWETEVRVCIDEILPFDSLWPYVHRFYALGMDTRLRLSTEVLGGAWDALISRRADLVVGAAGEPPELPDIIARPIGSLKHVFAVAPSHPLAALPEPLSMASVVQYRGAVISDTSRELQPQSIGIDPGQPYLAVPTLTAKLEAQCAGLAVGTLPECIAAPAIASGKLVAREVTGMRDTTHCYLAWRGDEAGRALHWWVEQLDKPHLVDCFTAPH, encoded by the coding sequence ATGAAGCTGTCATTCGAAGCGCTCGAAGCCCTGGACGCGATCGACCGCACCGGCACGTTTGCCGAAGCGGCGGAGCTGCTGCACCGCGTGCCGTCCGCGCTGACCTATCAAGTGCAGAAACTCGAGAGCGACCTCGGCATCGCGCTGTTCGACCGCAGCGGACGACGCGCGAAGCTCACGCATGCGGGCCGCGTCGTCGTCGAGGAAGGCCGGCGCCTGCTGCGCGCGGCCGAACAGCTCGAGCTGAAGGCGCTGCGCGTGCAACAGGGCTGGGAAACGGAAGTGCGCGTCTGCATCGACGAAATCCTGCCGTTCGACTCGCTGTGGCCGTACGTCCATCGCTTCTATGCGCTCGGGATGGACACGCGGCTGCGGCTGTCGACCGAAGTGCTCGGCGGCGCGTGGGACGCGCTGATTTCGCGTCGCGCCGATCTCGTCGTCGGCGCGGCCGGCGAGCCGCCCGAGCTGCCGGACATCATCGCGCGGCCGATCGGCTCGCTCAAGCACGTGTTCGCGGTCGCGCCATCGCATCCGCTCGCCGCGCTGCCCGAACCGCTGTCGATGGCCTCGGTCGTCCAGTATCGCGGCGCGGTGATCAGCGATACGTCGCGCGAATTGCAGCCGCAGTCGATCGGGATCGACCCCGGCCAGCCGTACCTCGCCGTGCCGACGCTTACCGCCAAACTGGAGGCGCAATGCGCGGGCCTCGCGGTCGGCACGCTGCCCGAATGCATCGCGGCGCCCGCGATCGCCAGCGGCAAGCTCGTCGCGCGCGAGGTGACCGGCATGCGCGATACCACGCACTGCTATCTCGCATGGCGCGGCGACGAAGCCGGACGCGCACTGCACTGGTGGGTCGAGCAACTCGACAAACCCCACCTCGTCGATTGCTTCACGGCGCCGCACTGA
- a CDS encoding DoxX family protein, protein MNPAQSAPAPAPAPAPARMAVDLGLLFLRVSASLLLLVVHGLPKLVHYTAEAAAIEDPFHLGRTLSILFAIFAEVVCPIFMIVGLWPRLAALPVMIITVVALVFVHPDWSLRDGQFAWMLLILFGTIAIAGAGRYALPRIPLRRA, encoded by the coding sequence ATGAATCCTGCTCAATCCGCTCCCGCTCCCGCTCCCGCTCCCGCTCCCGCCCGCATGGCCGTCGATCTCGGCCTGCTGTTCCTGCGCGTCAGCGCAAGCCTGCTGTTGCTCGTCGTGCACGGCTTGCCGAAGCTCGTCCACTACACGGCCGAAGCGGCCGCGATCGAGGACCCGTTCCATCTCGGGCGCACGCTGTCGATCCTGTTCGCGATCTTCGCGGAAGTCGTGTGCCCGATCTTCATGATCGTCGGCCTGTGGCCGAGGCTCGCCGCGTTGCCGGTGATGATCATCACCGTCGTCGCGCTGGTGTTCGTGCATCCCGACTGGTCGCTGCGCGACGGGCAGTTCGCGTGGATGCTGCTGATCCTATTCGGCACGATCGCGATCGCCGGCGCCGGCCGCTATGCGCTGCCGCGCATCCCGCTTCGACGCGCGTAG
- a CDS encoding ATP-binding protein, whose amino-acid sequence MIRIGTLHVFLDRREIRSNGTLLRIGSRAFEILELLIRADGALVSKDEIMQRVWPHTVVEENNLQVHIASLRKALAADRNLIVTVPGRGYRLVVERDDAEPPVRTETLRPAMVPGALFGRETMLADVQAALQVARVVTLVGAGGIGKTRVAIEAAARAQERFPEGTVFVSLATVACSNFVPDALASAFGIAQPAGSLTLEAVLASVARRRMLLVLDNCEHLLDAAARIASALTDADDGLSVLATSREALRIHGERVCPVPPLDVPAADADPRDAMNASAVQLFAARARAADPRFPLDERSLALMASVCRRLDGLPLAIELAAARAAVLGIDVLAAHLDDHFRLLTGGFRTALPRHQTLQAMYDWSYRLLGDDEQLLLRWLGVFRDSFTIEAVREVVGANGPSGTDLLDTIAGLVSKSLLILETSQGGPRYRLLTTTRAYARQQLEAHGEYAAAARSHLCYFLKLFRHAPGGRGNGAGGSVRLEVVRRELGNLRAALDWAFSTGGDRALGIDLAAVAVPCLFDLSLVDECRERARVALDAMQDADVTPACADARVRLLAAYAAALAHTGGSTQAAHHAWLQVHRLGHDALDADAQSREP is encoded by the coding sequence ATGATCCGGATTGGAACACTTCACGTTTTTCTCGACAGACGTGAAATTCGTTCGAACGGCACGCTGCTGCGTATCGGCAGCCGCGCATTCGAAATTCTCGAATTATTGATTCGGGCGGACGGGGCGCTAGTATCGAAAGATGAAATCATGCAGCGCGTCTGGCCGCATACCGTGGTCGAAGAAAACAACCTGCAGGTGCATATCGCGTCGCTGCGCAAGGCGCTGGCCGCCGACCGCAACCTGATCGTGACGGTGCCGGGCCGCGGCTACCGGCTGGTGGTCGAGCGGGACGACGCCGAGCCGCCGGTGCGCACGGAGACGCTGCGCCCGGCCATGGTGCCCGGTGCGCTGTTCGGCCGCGAAACGATGCTGGCCGACGTGCAGGCCGCGCTGCAAGTCGCGCGCGTCGTCACGCTGGTGGGCGCCGGCGGGATCGGCAAGACGCGCGTCGCGATCGAGGCGGCCGCGCGTGCGCAAGAGCGGTTCCCGGAAGGGACGGTGTTCGTGTCGCTGGCCACGGTGGCCTGCTCGAACTTCGTGCCCGACGCGCTCGCCAGCGCGTTCGGCATCGCGCAGCCGGCCGGCTCGCTGACACTCGAAGCCGTGCTGGCCAGTGTCGCGCGGCGCCGGATGCTGCTCGTGCTCGACAATTGCGAACACCTGCTCGACGCCGCCGCCCGGATCGCGAGCGCGCTGACCGATGCCGACGACGGGCTGAGCGTGCTCGCGACCAGCCGCGAGGCGCTGCGCATCCATGGCGAGCGCGTGTGCCCGGTGCCGCCGCTCGACGTGCCCGCTGCCGACGCCGACCCGCGCGATGCGATGAACGCGAGCGCCGTGCAGTTGTTCGCGGCGCGCGCGCGTGCGGCCGATCCGCGCTTTCCGCTGGATGAACGCAGCCTCGCGCTGATGGCATCGGTGTGTCGCCGGCTCGACGGGCTGCCGCTCGCGATCGAGCTGGCGGCCGCGCGCGCCGCCGTGCTCGGCATCGACGTGCTGGCCGCGCATCTCGACGATCACTTCAGGCTGTTGACCGGCGGGTTTCGCACGGCGTTGCCGCGCCACCAGACGCTGCAGGCGATGTACGACTGGAGCTACCGGCTGCTCGGCGACGACGAGCAGCTGCTGTTGCGCTGGCTCGGCGTGTTCCGCGACAGCTTCACGATCGAGGCCGTGCGCGAGGTCGTCGGCGCGAACGGGCCGTCCGGCACCGATCTGCTCGATACGATCGCCGGCCTTGTGTCGAAGTCGCTGCTGATCCTCGAGACCTCGCAAGGCGGCCCGCGCTACCGGCTGCTCACGACCACCCGCGCCTATGCACGGCAGCAGCTCGAGGCGCACGGCGAGTATGCGGCAGCGGCGCGCTCGCATCTGTGCTACTTCCTGAAGTTGTTCAGGCACGCGCCCGGCGGGCGCGGCAACGGCGCGGGTGGCAGCGTGCGGCTCGAAGTCGTGCGGCGCGAGCTCGGCAACCTGCGCGCCGCGCTCGACTGGGCATTCTCGACGGGCGGTGACCGCGCGCTCGGCATCGACCTCGCCGCGGTGGCGGTGCCGTGCCTGTTCGACCTGTCGCTCGTCGACGAATGCCGCGAACGCGCACGCGTGGCGCTCGACGCGATGCAGGACGCCGACGTGACGCCGGCCTGCGCCGATGCGCGCGTGCGCTTGCTCGCCGCGTACGCGGCGGCGCTCGCTCATACCGGCGGCTCGACGCAGGCGGCACATCACGCATGGCTGCAGGTGCATCGCCTCGGCCACGATGCGCTCGACGCCGACGCGCAGTCGCGCGAACCGTAA
- a CDS encoding DUF3331 domain-containing protein, with protein sequence MDAFTRWELMITSLGPSPVAGLRPMPRAAQTDGRSRLHRDDPPIPSSGDARRRSAIIAAERQTDSSVLVSWSDSTHCRYDEQRWISAKARSRGRCALTGLPIATGDAIYKPQWRGAKRPANCREMILAAALDRFAVRQPHA encoded by the coding sequence ATGGACGCGTTCACTCGTTGGGAGCTGATGATCACATCGCTCGGGCCGTCGCCCGTCGCAGGGCTGCGGCCGATGCCGCGCGCCGCGCAGACGGACGGCCGCAGCCGCCTTCATCGGGACGACCCGCCGATCCCGTCGAGCGGCGACGCGCGGCGCCGCAGCGCGATCATCGCCGCCGAACGGCAGACCGATTCGTCGGTGCTGGTGTCGTGGAGCGACTCGACCCACTGCCGCTACGACGAGCAGCGCTGGATCAGCGCGAAGGCACGCTCGCGCGGCCGCTGCGCGCTCACCGGGCTGCCGATCGCGACCGGCGACGCGATCTACAAGCCGCAATGGCGCGGCGCGAAGCGCCCGGCCAACTGCCGCGAGATGATCCTCGCGGCGGCGCTCGACCGCTTCGCCGTGCGGCAGCCGCACGCGTGA
- a CDS encoding alpha/beta fold hydrolase encodes MHPEQTDAVPSARRRDMLLAGATAVAAAALPTMAAAAGKPAGNASSAHPGAHTMNTITTKDGTQIYFKDWGAGRPVVFSHGWPLCADAWDAQMLFLVQHGYRVIAHDRRGHGRSSQPSHGNDMNTYADDLAALLDALDVREATLVGHSTGGGEVARYIGRHGTKRVSKAVLIGAVPPQMVKSPTNPGGLPMDVFDGIRKNVAENRSQFYKDLAVPFFGYNRPNAKVSQGTIDAFWSQGMMGGIHGQYLCVKEFSEVDYTDDLKKFDVPTLVLHGDDDQIVPIDDSARLSSKIVKHAVLKVIEGGAHGMCVVNADRINAELLAFLQA; translated from the coding sequence ATGCATCCCGAACAAACCGATGCCGTACCGTCGGCGCGCCGCCGCGACATGCTGCTTGCGGGGGCCACGGCCGTCGCGGCAGCCGCGCTGCCCACGATGGCGGCCGCGGCCGGCAAGCCGGCCGGCAACGCCTCTTCAGCCCACCCAGGAGCTCATACGATGAACACGATCACCACGAAAGACGGCACGCAGATTTACTTCAAGGACTGGGGCGCGGGTCGCCCGGTCGTGTTCTCGCACGGCTGGCCGTTGTGCGCCGACGCGTGGGATGCGCAGATGCTGTTCCTCGTCCAGCACGGCTATCGCGTGATCGCGCACGACCGCCGCGGCCACGGCCGGTCGAGCCAGCCGTCGCACGGCAACGACATGAACACGTACGCGGACGATCTCGCCGCGCTGCTCGACGCGCTCGACGTGCGCGAAGCCACGCTCGTCGGCCACTCCACAGGTGGCGGCGAAGTCGCGCGTTACATCGGCCGCCACGGCACGAAGCGCGTATCGAAGGCCGTGCTGATCGGCGCGGTGCCGCCGCAGATGGTGAAGTCGCCGACCAATCCGGGCGGCCTGCCGATGGACGTGTTCGACGGCATCCGCAAGAACGTCGCGGAGAATCGCTCGCAGTTCTACAAGGATCTCGCGGTGCCGTTCTTCGGCTACAACCGTCCGAACGCGAAGGTGTCGCAAGGCACGATCGACGCGTTCTGGTCGCAGGGCATGATGGGCGGCATTCACGGCCAGTACCTGTGCGTGAAGGAGTTCTCCGAAGTTGACTACACGGACGACCTGAAGAAGTTCGACGTGCCGACGCTCGTGCTGCACGGCGACGACGACCAGATCGTGCCGATCGACGATTCGGCCCGGCTGTCGTCGAAGATCGTCAAGCACGCGGTGCTGAAGGTGATCGAAGGCGGCGCCCACGGGATGTGCGTCGTCAACGCCGATCGCATCAACGCGGAGCTGCTCGCGTTCCTGCAGGCGTAA